A segment of the Mercurialis annua linkage group LG4, ddMerAnnu1.2, whole genome shotgun sequence genome:
ttttaactttataaattatttatgtaattatattggtaatttaaatttgaagtaaaactatatatttttggaTAAACTGAATGTGCAGTTTTGTACTAGTACTTGACAAGACATTAAACATTTTATTGTAATAAAGATTGGAGCAAGTCctaattatgttttttaaaggcttaattacataaaaaaccctcacctttaactttattttcgtttataccctgacctagaaaaattgtcacaaatactcatgaccttgtctttatgtttcacctctaccccaaatttcaaaaaaaaaaatgatttattgaaaataactaaatataagggttattttatacctttttctaataaaaaaattacaaacaaatacttcatctataaaaacgctcaaataagtcctaaaattaattaattttttaatttaaataaaataaaataaataaaatattttttattaattacaaccTACAATTATACTCCAATTTaaaaaaccgctaatattattattttcaaaaaaaattcgatttttgtataattaataacattgacgtataattagaatatatgctaaagatgaaggactattttaatttttttttcaaatgaaaagaggtaaatttaatacctcgagggtagaggtgaaacataaagacaaggtcatttcctaggtcagggtataaacgaaaaaaaagttaaaggtgagggtttttttaagtaattaagccttttttaaattataatttatctaGTCAACAAATTCAACCTTGTATTTGaacaaattttatcaattttttaaaataatttttttggttctAGGTTGTACTGAACCGTTACACTAACTCTTGATATTGAAccgtatgaaaaaataattagatctTCAAAGCAAACGGaacaaaatcaatttttaatacaCTTCTAGAGGTcttattttagaaattattaatttataatacgGTTTCAAAAAATTTCCAACCAACGGATTCCATGGACTGTGTATATACCTACTCGTGCTAATATGATGAGAATAATTTTGGTATGTTACATTATATGgaaatataatttgattaaagaAATATCTGTTATGATCCTAACTCTCACTTATTAACCCGAATCACTAGACGCTGAACCGACTCTCAAATCCGATTTGAGCCGTGACTTTAACATTATTTCTGATCCCAAATCCTAATCATGTCACTGAATTACGGACCCTAATTGACCCTAACTTGAGTCTCCACACATACTGAAGCCGATCTTGAATGACCGGAACCGCCTCAGGTCATGACTCCGACCCCGAATTCCCAATCCAATCTAAGTGATGACCCCGAAATTGAGTCTTGATTAAGTTTATATACTGACCCCAAGTTCAACCGCAACCTCGACTCTAAGTCCCGACCTTAATCTCAAACCCTAAACCCGACATTGACCCCCAATTTCTACTACGGCCCTAACTGTGTATTTCGATCTCTTAATCATTTCTCgtttaatttgatattattataatttaaaatttctctAATTAgctttaatttttgaaaaaattaagagataataaaaaaatagaaatttaaaataaaaatatgttggACATTGGAGTTCTAACTATTTCTTGAAATATATTTTGCAATTAAATCCTTAACTTTTCTAATTTAGATATCAACCcaaaaaatagaaatgaaaCTATAATTTTCTCATTCGATTGTTATGCAACTAAACATACCATAAGCGTACTATGTGAAAGAAAATCTTGAAATAAGGTATGTTATACATGTTTGTGATTTACATTTTACATATACAATGCTTCTATTTCACTTTATTGTATGTAAAtcacaaacatttaaaacataccTTATTTCTAGATCCTCCTTCACATTATGGCTAAAACCTTACCTATTAAGCAATTCATtctatttccttttttttcaaGGAAATCCCTCCCAAGATTTcctatttaaaaatagtatattaaGGATTTTTGTTgctaaataagaaaaattacCACTTTTAACtctaatttaaaatagtaattttataaaatttcaatttttatatgttatacataaataaaatatattagtgttttaaaaattaaaaaatatttgtgtGGTACTTATGTAATTATTTAGCTTGTTTTGgattaaaatgtaataaaaaaattatgtgggTCCATTTTCCACTATTTATCGCCGCGTATGGTATGGTTCTACCTGTAATTAATCACAAACCCCGAggtcaaatattaaattttcttatCCTCATCCGACTATAAATAATCGCGAAGTCAGATCATCTCCTCACACCTTCCATaccaaaagaaaaaacaaaaaagaatttaaaaaaactgtCGGTAATTTCGAGCGGTTactaaaacaaaagaaaatgaaacgACACAGTATCATTCTCTGCATTGTCCTCTCCCTCATGGTGGCCGTTTCGGTCTCCGCCTTGGGTCGCGGTCCTATGGTAGGAGGATGGAGCAAGATCAAGGATTTGAAAGACGCTCACGTGGTGGAGATCGGGAAATATGCGGTTGCGGAATATAACCGGAGGAGTCAGACTTCTCTAGATTTTAAAAGCATCCTGAAAGGTGAAGAGCAGGTGGTTGCCGGAGTGAATTACAAGCTTGTTTTGGCGGTGGACGGCGGAGAAAGCAAGAAATATGAAGCTATTGTTTGGGAGAAGTCATGGGAGAAGTTTCAGAATCTGACCTCTTTCAAGCCtgtcaattaatttaaaagaaggttttaaattgtgtttaattACGGTTTATGAGTTCAATTTTGTAATGGCTGAATGAATAATTAACGGTGATCTTGATGATGTTTTGTGTGGCTATTGTGCGTTAAGAATACATTTGaatttgataataataataataatataatataaaattgagATAAATAATGCAATTTGACTTGCAGTCAGTGACGAAGCCAGCTCTAAATTTGAGGTAGGGCACaaattagttaataaaaataaaaagatcgTATCAcaaaaaagtataattattaaattttctaatgtaaatctactaaaaataaataaaatttgttagattttatcttaaaaccaattggtatcaagtggaggtgcccaactaatatttaaacacatgtccattcatacacacaaccaatgtgggatttcccacttcaacactccccctcacaCGTAGCGTGTCCGGACCAAGTAACTAATCCCCCCTCACGTGCAACTCACGTGGGCCGGaccaaattcaaattgtgtgaatagACAAgactctgataccatgttagattccatcttaaaaccaattggtatcaagtggaggtgcccaactaatatttaaacacatgtccatttaaaaaaaacttatttttgcCAATTAAACTTGTTTGAAGAGATAACACCACTAGtaatatgaattattatttttgatgcATTGTATTTCCTcctattaaatttgtatttttttcaaactGTTTTTTAAGATTATCAGGTCTCTTGCTCCCATTTAAATTTGGCATTTTTCATCTATTAGTTTTAATAATACTCTAATGAGTTATAGTTTAAACGGTATAAGCGCCGAcaacaaactgctaggtcgtgggttcaatttcttTCACAAACGCTCTCCttccaaattattaaaaaaagctatattaactcatttttaaacgcaaatataaaaattatttggcTCTGATACtactaaattttatatttaaaaagaacCCATTTACGTTTCATGTCAAATTTAAATCTTAAAGATAggggaaacaaatcaaatttgtCATATGTAAATTTCAAATAggtgattttattttgttttaaaatttaattgttttaaaaaattaggatacaataaattaaaatgactattaaatattaatattattattaaagtaatGAAAAGATGAAGATTACTAACTTTTTTTAGTAGGAATTCAGTGGATGTGCATTATGTGTGAAATTGAATGTTAAGAAGAATTGGAATACAATTACCATGTGAGTAAACATGCACggctaataaaaaaaaatcaaaacaattgaGGTAGGGCTCAGGCCCTAACTGGCCCTACCTCAGATCCGTCCCTGCTTGCAGTATGTGTTTctatttttgttgttgattaGATGTTTACCCTTCGTACTGATgatttataaatagaaaaagtgGTCGTGTTTAATGTTACTCCCTACTTgacaataaaattatgaaaatatctTAGATTGAATTGGAGTTTAATATATTTAGTTTGTCAAAAAAACTTTCTCCCTCAACAAAATTTATTCTCCCTTCTCTCAAAACAAAATTCATCCTCTTTATCTTGTTCTTGGTgagggtgggagaagatgatttcTCCGCCCATAGTTTTATTTAGTATAAATATACTCTTTATTGTTTGAATAAGATTTTTTTACGATATTTTTttatggtttgaaattttagcttatgaaataaattgttatgatttgttttcttACCTTTTTGATCCGATGTTGTAGATTGTTCAAGACTATTTAGTGTTCGTTCGAgctttaaattcaaatttttgtaaatCTAAACATTGGGGAGGTTTCTAAATCTATCTCTTTACAGTATCGTTGAAGATGAACCGAAAATGCTAAGTTTCGTCGGATAGAGCAGATTTCTAGTCAAATCGGGAAAAGGATGATCTAAGTATCTTGTCCAACAGGATCATAGTTCTTTGTTGTGTTAAATTTATCGGGATCCATGTCAtggatttatctttatttttgattttttttgcttaTTTTAGATTGTTATTTAGTAGTTGATTATTCaaatttgaaagatcatattGAGATCTTTGTGATAtgactttcattttgttttacaTCTTCAACAATATATTCTaacttgaagaaaaaaaatgaagtttaatTTTGGGTTCATTCCGGCAAATAAAATTTAGCTTCAAAGTGGtcatctgaaaataaaattttagctaATCTTGAtagattttatgaaaattatgaGCGTCCTTGTTTTTTATGATATATAGTTTATAAAGTTTTCTAAACGTGTCTCACCTCTAAAACGATACTTTTAAACCATCCACATCTGATTTTCAATTTAGGTGATAGCATTGGAATACTTAGCCTAGTTAGTAAAGGTTTATATGTATGATGTTGGGAGTTCGATGCCAACTCTCTCCAGCCTGTTGCTTGACTgatttaaat
Coding sequences within it:
- the LOC126677785 gene encoding cysteine proteinase inhibitor 5 translates to MKRHSIILCIVLSLMVAVSVSALGRGPMVGGWSKIKDLKDAHVVEIGKYAVAEYNRRSQTSLDFKSILKGEEQVVAGVNYKLVLAVDGGESKKYEAIVWEKSWEKFQNLTSFKPVN